In Actinoplanes sp. NBC_00393, a single genomic region encodes these proteins:
- a CDS encoding DsbA family protein, translated as MGKQARDRSRELRKAQAAIAEQRGKRRPLVVGGVVIIAVLVIAIVAAVVNAVGDRDTGGSGALVAPKGATAGGALVVGQAAAPVKLEVYLDYMCPFCGRFEQANSDEIDKLIDDGTVRLELYPLAFLDRMSEGSRYSTRAANAVVTVADRAPEKVTAFNEALFDNQPQEGTEGLSDARIAELAGQAGIAQDVIDVFDDRIFEPWIAKSTEAVFDAGITGTPTVKINGEVFKGDLYTAGPLTQAVTAAKGQE; from the coding sequence GTGGGAAAGCAGGCACGGGATCGGTCCAGGGAGCTGCGCAAGGCACAGGCGGCGATCGCCGAGCAACGGGGCAAACGCCGGCCGCTGGTGGTGGGCGGAGTCGTGATCATCGCGGTGCTCGTGATCGCGATCGTGGCCGCCGTGGTCAACGCGGTCGGCGATCGTGACACCGGCGGTTCCGGTGCGCTGGTGGCTCCGAAGGGTGCTACGGCGGGCGGTGCGCTGGTGGTCGGCCAGGCCGCCGCGCCGGTGAAGCTGGAGGTGTACCTGGACTACATGTGCCCGTTCTGCGGCCGGTTCGAACAGGCCAACAGCGACGAGATCGACAAGCTGATCGATGATGGCACGGTGCGGCTGGAGCTGTATCCGCTGGCGTTCCTGGACCGCATGTCCGAGGGGTCGCGGTATTCCACCCGGGCGGCGAACGCGGTCGTCACCGTGGCCGACCGGGCCCCGGAGAAGGTGACGGCCTTCAACGAGGCGTTGTTCGACAACCAGCCGCAGGAAGGCACGGAGGGTCTGTCGGATGCCCGGATCGCGGAACTGGCCGGTCAGGCCGGCATAGCCCAGGACGTCATCGACGTGTTCGACGACCGCATCTTCGAGCCGTGGATCGCGAAATCCACCGAGGCGGTGTTCGACGCCGGTATCACCGGCACCCCCACTGTGAAGATCAACGGAGAGGTCTTCAAGGGTGACCTCTACACCGCCGGGCCGCTGACCCAGGCGGTCACCGCGGCGAAGGGTCAGGAATGA
- a CDS encoding vitamin K epoxide reductase family protein, whose product MSVSLAGLRRIRHSNAWIFGTMLFSACVSLLASFVLSIDAVRLAADPDTALSCNINSVISCGTVATSWQAELFGFPNAFLGLVAEPVVITIAVASLGGVRFPRWFMFAAQVVYTLGVIFAYWLFYQSMVNIGALCPWCLLVTVSTTLVFATLTHVNIRDGNLPVPVRLRSTLKSAIEADLDAIAVTIWLLLLALLVVTKYGSQLFT is encoded by the coding sequence ATGAGCGTTTCCCTGGCCGGGCTGCGGCGGATCCGGCACTCCAACGCCTGGATCTTCGGCACGATGCTGTTCTCCGCGTGTGTGAGCCTGCTCGCCTCGTTCGTCCTGTCGATCGACGCAGTCCGCCTCGCCGCGGACCCGGACACAGCGCTGTCGTGCAACATCAACTCGGTGATCAGTTGCGGCACCGTCGCGACCTCCTGGCAGGCAGAACTGTTCGGCTTCCCGAACGCGTTCCTCGGCTTGGTCGCCGAGCCGGTCGTGATCACCATCGCCGTCGCCAGCCTCGGCGGAGTGCGATTCCCACGGTGGTTCATGTTCGCCGCGCAGGTCGTCTACACCCTCGGCGTGATCTTCGCCTACTGGCTGTTCTACCAGTCGATGGTCAATATCGGGGCGCTCTGCCCGTGGTGCCTGCTGGTCACGGTCTCGACCACCCTGGTGTTCGCTACCCTGACGCACGTCAATATTCGCGACGGCAACCTACCGGTCCCGGTCCGGCTGCGCTCGACGCTCAAGTCCGCGATCGAGGCCGACCTGGACGCCATCGCAGTGACCATCTGGCTGCTCCTGCTCGCTTTGCTCGTAGTAACCAAATACGGCTCCCAGTTGTTCACCTGA
- a CDS encoding nitrate reductase subunit alpha: MARGTDSAGQALLKIGGLVRRAEVSGDGRSLYQIGGREADSFYRDRWSYDKVVRSTHGVNCTGSCSWKVYVRDGIITWEQQQTDYPSVGPDKPEYEPRGCPRGAAFSWYTYSPTRVRYPYARGVLLELFREAKKRLGDPVAAWADIQDDPLRRRAYQQARGKGGLVRVSWDEAQEMVAAAHVHAIKKYGPDRVAGFSPIPAMSMVSHAIGARFMSLLGGTMLSFYDWYADLPVASPQVFGDQTDVPESGDWWDASYLMMWGSNVPVTRTPDAHWMAEARYRGQKVIVVSPDFADNVKFADEWMPAQPGTDGALAMAMGHVILKEFFVERRTPRFVDYVRKYTDLPYLITLEPFEGGYRPGKFLSAEDLGEAAENGAFKPVLWDSVADAPTVPRGSLGHRWGSEAGHWNLDLGDIEPALTCGGSSPVEVLLPRFDGDAPGVLRRGVPTRTVAGKLVTSVFDLMLAQYGVSRDGLPGEWPSGYDDVASPYTPAWQEPITGVPAVQVARVAREFADNAERSGGRSMILLGAGTNHWFHSDTTYRAILALVTLTGCQGVNGGGWAHYVGQEKCRPVTGWQQLAFGLDWVRPPRQMIGTAFWYTHTDQWRYDTYSADTVASPTGDGLFAGKHTMDLYAQSVRAGWMPSMPTFDRNPLDLADEAGADPGSYVAQALHEKRLKFAVTDPDAPQNWPRVLTVWRANLLGSSAKGNEYFLRHLLGTDSNLRATEAGPDQRPEDVAWPEQAPEGKLDLLLSLDFRMTSTTLLSDVVLPAATWYEKHDLNTTDMHPFVHAFTPAISPPWQTRTDFDAFHGIARSFSAMAKTHLGVRKDLVAAPLLHDTPDAMATPYGRVRDWQATGEVPVPGKTMPKIVVVERDYGVIDQKLAALGPALDTLGTTVKGYSVDVNPEIEYLRHKNGTVRGGVADGRPSLAKDIQCCEAILALSGTTNGRVATEGFHDVEKRTGVKLADLAAEHEGKQITFADTQARPVPVITSPEWSGSETGGRRYSPFTINVERLKPWHTLTGRQHFFLDHDWMHEAGEALPIFRPPLDMHKLFGEPRLGPKGELEITLRYLTPHSKWSIHSEYQDNLIMLTLSRGGPTMWLSEQDAAKIKVRDNDWIEAVNRNGVVVCRAIVSHKMPEGTVYMYHAQERVIDVPKAEVNGRRGGIHNSLTRLLVKPTHIIGGYAQLSFAFNYLGPTGNQRDEVTVIRRRSQDVEY, encoded by the coding sequence ATGGCGCGCGGGACCGACAGTGCGGGGCAGGCGCTCTTGAAGATCGGTGGGCTGGTACGCCGGGCTGAGGTGTCCGGTGACGGCCGGAGCCTTTACCAGATCGGCGGCCGGGAGGCGGACTCGTTCTACCGGGACCGGTGGTCGTACGACAAGGTGGTGCGTTCGACACATGGGGTGAACTGCACCGGGTCGTGTTCGTGGAAGGTGTATGTCCGCGACGGGATCATCACCTGGGAGCAGCAGCAGACCGACTACCCGAGCGTCGGGCCGGACAAGCCGGAGTACGAGCCGCGCGGCTGCCCGCGTGGAGCGGCGTTCTCCTGGTACACCTACTCCCCGACCCGGGTGCGGTACCCGTACGCCCGTGGTGTTCTTCTCGAACTGTTCCGTGAGGCCAAGAAGCGCCTGGGCGATCCGGTGGCCGCCTGGGCCGACATTCAGGACGATCCGTTGCGGCGGCGCGCCTATCAGCAGGCCCGCGGCAAGGGCGGCCTTGTCCGGGTGTCCTGGGACGAGGCCCAGGAGATGGTCGCGGCCGCGCACGTGCACGCGATCAAGAAGTACGGTCCGGACCGGGTGGCCGGGTTCTCCCCGATCCCGGCCATGTCGATGGTGTCGCACGCGATCGGCGCCCGGTTCATGAGCTTGCTCGGCGGCACGATGCTGTCGTTCTACGACTGGTACGCGGACCTGCCGGTCGCCTCGCCGCAGGTGTTCGGCGACCAGACCGACGTGCCCGAGTCCGGCGACTGGTGGGACGCGTCCTACCTGATGATGTGGGGTTCGAACGTGCCGGTGACCCGGACGCCGGACGCGCATTGGATGGCCGAGGCCCGCTACCGGGGGCAGAAGGTCATCGTGGTCAGCCCGGACTTCGCCGACAACGTGAAGTTCGCCGACGAGTGGATGCCGGCCCAGCCGGGCACGGACGGCGCCCTCGCCATGGCGATGGGTCACGTGATCCTCAAGGAGTTCTTCGTCGAGCGGCGCACCCCACGCTTCGTCGACTACGTCCGCAAGTACACCGACCTGCCGTATCTGATCACCCTGGAGCCGTTCGAAGGCGGCTATCGGCCGGGCAAGTTCCTCAGCGCCGAGGATCTCGGCGAAGCCGCGGAGAACGGCGCGTTCAAGCCGGTGCTGTGGGACTCGGTCGCCGACGCGCCAACGGTTCCGCGGGGCTCGCTCGGGCACCGCTGGGGTTCCGAGGCCGGGCACTGGAATCTCGACCTTGGCGACATCGAACCCGCTCTCACCTGTGGAGGCAGCTCTCCGGTGGAGGTGCTGCTGCCGCGCTTCGACGGCGATGCCCCGGGAGTGCTGCGCCGTGGGGTACCGACTCGGACGGTTGCCGGGAAGCTGGTCACCAGTGTGTTCGATCTGATGCTGGCGCAGTACGGGGTGTCCCGCGACGGGCTGCCCGGCGAGTGGCCGTCCGGCTATGACGATGTCGCCTCGCCGTACACGCCAGCGTGGCAGGAGCCGATCACCGGTGTGCCAGCCGTGCAGGTGGCGCGGGTGGCGCGGGAGTTCGCCGACAACGCCGAGCGCTCGGGCGGCCGGTCGATGATCCTGCTCGGGGCCGGCACCAACCACTGGTTCCACTCCGACACGACGTACCGGGCGATCCTGGCGCTGGTCACGCTGACCGGCTGTCAGGGGGTCAACGGCGGCGGGTGGGCGCACTATGTCGGGCAGGAGAAGTGCCGGCCGGTGACCGGCTGGCAGCAGCTGGCGTTCGGGCTGGACTGGGTGCGACCGCCGCGGCAGATGATTGGCACCGCGTTCTGGTACACCCACACTGACCAGTGGCGCTACGACACCTACTCCGCGGACACGGTCGCGTCGCCGACCGGGGACGGGTTGTTCGCCGGTAAGCACACCATGGACCTGTACGCCCAGTCGGTACGTGCCGGCTGGATGCCGTCGATGCCGACGTTCGACCGCAATCCCCTGGACCTAGCCGACGAGGCTGGCGCGGATCCCGGTTCCTACGTCGCGCAGGCGTTGCATGAGAAGCGGCTGAAGTTCGCGGTTACCGACCCGGATGCGCCGCAGAACTGGCCGCGGGTGCTGACCGTGTGGCGGGCCAACCTGCTCGGCTCATCGGCGAAAGGCAACGAGTACTTCCTGCGGCATCTGCTCGGCACCGACAGCAACCTCCGGGCCACCGAAGCCGGACCGGACCAGCGCCCGGAGGATGTGGCGTGGCCGGAGCAGGCGCCCGAGGGCAAGCTGGACCTGCTGCTCAGCCTGGACTTCCGGATGACCTCGACGACGCTGCTCTCCGACGTGGTGCTGCCCGCCGCTACCTGGTACGAGAAGCACGACCTGAACACCACCGACATGCATCCGTTCGTGCACGCGTTCACCCCGGCGATCAGCCCGCCGTGGCAGACCCGGACTGACTTCGACGCGTTCCACGGCATCGCCCGCAGCTTCTCGGCCATGGCGAAAACCCATCTCGGGGTTCGCAAGGATCTGGTTGCGGCACCCTTGTTGCACGACACCCCGGACGCGATGGCCACCCCGTACGGGCGGGTCCGCGACTGGCAGGCCACCGGTGAGGTGCCGGTGCCGGGCAAGACGATGCCGAAGATCGTGGTGGTGGAACGCGACTACGGAGTGATCGACCAGAAACTCGCCGCCCTGGGCCCGGCCTTGGACACGCTCGGCACCACGGTCAAGGGCTACTCGGTCGACGTCAACCCGGAGATCGAGTACCTGCGGCACAAGAACGGGACGGTCCGCGGCGGGGTCGCCGACGGCCGGCCGTCGCTCGCGAAGGATATCCAGTGCTGTGAGGCGATCCTGGCGCTGTCGGGCACCACGAACGGGCGGGTGGCCACCGAGGGTTTCCACGACGTGGAGAAGCGGACCGGGGTGAAGCTGGCCGACCTGGCCGCCGAGCACGAGGGCAAGCAGATCACCTTCGCCGACACCCAGGCCCGGCCGGTTCCGGTGATCACCAGCCCGGAGTGGTCCGGCAGTGAGACCGGCGGGCGCCGCTATTCGCCGTTCACCATCAATGTGGAGCGGCTCAAGCCGTGGCACACGCTGACCGGGCGGCAGCATTTCTTCCTGGACCACGACTGGATGCACGAGGCCGGTGAGGCGCTGCCGATCTTCCGGCCACCCCTCGATATGCACAAGCTGTTCGGCGAGCCACGGCTCGGCCCGAAGGGCGAGCTGGAGATCACCCTGCGGTACCTGACGCCGCACTCGAAGTGGTCGATCCACTCCGAGTACCAGGACAACCTGATCATGCTGACCCTGTCCCGGGGCGGGCCGACCATGTGGCTCAGTGAGCAGGACGCCGCCAAGATCAAAGTGCGGGACAACGACTGGATCGAGGCGGTCAACCGCAACGGCGTAGTGGTCTGCCGGGCCATCGTCAGCCACAAGATGCCCGAGGGCACGGTGTACATGTACCACGCCCAGGAACGCGTCATCGACGTGCCGAAAGCCGAGGTCAACGGCCGGCGCGGCGGCATCCACAACTCACTGACCCGGCTGCTGGTCAAACCCACCCACATCATCGGCGGGTACGCGCAGCTGTCGTTCGCGTTCAACTACCTCGGCCCGACCGGCAACCAACGTGACGAGGTCACCGTCATCCGCCGCCGCTCACAGGACGTGGAGTACTGA
- the narH gene encoding nitrate reductase subunit beta, whose product MRVMAQVAMVMNLDKCIGCHTCSVTCKQAWTNRSGVEYVWFNNVESRPGQGYPRTYQDQEKWQGGWVRTRTGRLKPRAGGRVKKLFSIFANPKLPSMQDYYEPWTYDYEHLLTAPAGNDFPVARPKSLLTGQDTKVTWSANWDDSLGGGNEVLQGDPILQKVSDQVRQDYEKAFLFFLPRICEHCLNPSCAASCPSGAIYKRAEDGIVLVDQDRCRGWRMCVTGCPYKKIYFNHRTGKAEKCTFCFPRIEIGQPTICSETCVGRLRYIGLMLYDADKVAKAAAVKDEHDLYDAQRSVFLDPNDPAVAAAAERAGIPADWIDAAKRSPIWDLIMKYEVALPLHPEYRTMPMVWYIPPLSPVVDVLRETGHDGEDPHNLFGAVDALRIPIEYLAGLFTAGDPEPVRATLNRLAAMRSYQRRINLGETPDDSIPAAVGMTPDEMNEMYRLLAIAKYEQRYVIPAAHAEDAHRLEQLGTECSLEYDGGPGMYQTGPFGEASGTPVPVQVETFHMLRDRQTSDGFTDAGDEPRRVNLLNWDGNGRPEGLFPPRRDPGANGGATSGPGVIDTEEGPR is encoded by the coding sequence ATGCGCGTGATGGCCCAAGTGGCGATGGTGATGAACCTCGACAAGTGCATCGGCTGCCACACCTGCTCGGTCACCTGCAAGCAGGCGTGGACCAACCGCTCCGGCGTCGAGTACGTCTGGTTCAACAACGTCGAGTCGAGGCCCGGGCAGGGGTACCCGCGCACCTACCAGGACCAGGAGAAATGGCAGGGCGGCTGGGTGCGTACCCGGACCGGGCGGCTCAAGCCGCGCGCCGGCGGCCGGGTGAAGAAGCTGTTCAGCATCTTCGCCAACCCGAAACTGCCGTCGATGCAGGACTACTACGAGCCGTGGACCTACGACTACGAGCACCTGCTGACCGCACCGGCCGGCAACGACTTCCCGGTGGCCCGGCCCAAGAGCCTGCTGACCGGACAGGACACGAAAGTCACCTGGTCGGCGAACTGGGACGACTCGCTCGGCGGCGGCAACGAGGTCCTCCAAGGTGACCCGATCCTGCAGAAGGTGTCCGACCAGGTACGCCAGGACTACGAGAAGGCGTTCCTGTTCTTCCTGCCCCGGATCTGCGAGCACTGCCTCAACCCGTCGTGTGCCGCGTCGTGCCCGTCCGGGGCGATCTACAAGCGGGCCGAGGACGGCATCGTGCTCGTCGACCAGGACCGGTGCCGGGGCTGGCGGATGTGCGTGACCGGCTGCCCGTACAAGAAGATCTATTTCAACCACCGCACCGGCAAGGCCGAGAAGTGCACCTTCTGCTTCCCTCGCATCGAGATCGGCCAGCCCACCATCTGCTCCGAGACCTGCGTCGGCCGGCTGCGCTACATCGGCCTGATGCTCTACGACGCCGACAAGGTCGCCAAAGCCGCCGCGGTCAAGGACGAACATGATCTGTACGACGCGCAGCGCTCGGTCTTCCTGGACCCGAATGATCCGGCGGTGGCTGCGGCGGCGGAACGGGCGGGGATCCCCGCCGACTGGATCGACGCGGCGAAACGGTCCCCGATCTGGGACCTGATCATGAAGTACGAGGTGGCGCTACCGCTGCACCCGGAGTACCGCACCATGCCGATGGTCTGGTACATCCCGCCGCTGTCCCCGGTCGTGGACGTGCTGCGCGAGACCGGCCACGACGGCGAGGACCCGCACAACCTGTTCGGCGCGGTCGACGCGCTGCGCATCCCGATCGAATACCTGGCCGGACTGTTCACCGCCGGCGACCCGGAACCGGTCCGGGCGACGCTGAACCGGCTCGCCGCGATGCGCTCTTACCAGCGGCGCATCAACCTCGGCGAGACACCCGACGACTCGATCCCGGCCGCGGTTGGCATGACACCGGACGAGATGAACGAGATGTACCGGCTCCTGGCGATCGCCAAGTACGAGCAGCGCTACGTCATCCCGGCCGCGCACGCCGAGGACGCGCACCGCCTCGAACAGCTCGGCACCGAATGCTCACTGGAATACGACGGCGGGCCGGGCATGTACCAGACCGGCCCGTTCGGCGAAGCGTCCGGCACCCCGGTCCCGGTCCAGGTGGAGACCTTCCACATGCTGCGCGACCGGCAGACCTCGGACGGGTTCACCGACGCCGGAGACGAGCCGCGGCGGGTGAACCTGCTCAACTGGGACGGCAACGGCCGTCCCGAGGGACTGTTCCCTCCCCGCCGCGATCCCGGCGCCAACGGCGGGGCCACCAGTGGCCCGGGCGTGATCGACACCGAGGAAGGACCACGATGA
- the narJ gene encoding nitrate reductase molybdenum cofactor assembly chaperone, whose translation MSTAPTWRAVAARAASLLLRYPDDTVMDALPLIDVALLEMPPEVADPLRMVVGHRAATDPGQLRADYVELFDFRRRSCLHLTYYTCGDTRKRGEALADFAATYKHAGLELVDGELPDYLPAVLDLAAVDDAGWGLLRDNRIGLDLLTESLGKDGSVYRHAAEAVRRMLPAAQPADLAAVARLARTGPPVEQVGLEPFGLADVTGGRR comes from the coding sequence ATGAGCACCGCGCCGACCTGGCGGGCGGTCGCCGCGCGCGCCGCCTCCCTGCTGCTGCGCTACCCGGACGACACCGTCATGGACGCGCTGCCGCTGATCGACGTCGCCTTGCTGGAGATGCCGCCGGAGGTCGCCGACCCGTTGCGCATGGTCGTCGGGCACCGGGCGGCCACTGACCCGGGTCAGCTGCGCGCGGACTACGTGGAGCTGTTCGACTTCCGCCGCCGCAGCTGCCTGCACCTGACCTACTACACCTGCGGCGACACCCGCAAACGCGGCGAAGCCCTCGCCGATTTCGCCGCCACCTATAAACACGCCGGCCTGGAACTGGTCGACGGCGAGCTGCCCGACTACCTGCCCGCAGTGCTCGACCTCGCCGCCGTCGACGACGCCGGCTGGGGGCTGCTGCGCGACAACCGTATCGGGCTGGACCTGCTCACCGAATCGCTCGGCAAGGACGGCTCGGTCTACCGGCACGCCGCCGAAGCTGTCCGGCGGATGCTGCCGGCCGCCCAGCCCGCCGACCTGGCCGCCGTCGCCCGGCTGGCCCGTACCGGCCCACCCGTCGAACAGGTCGGCCTGGAACCGTTCGGACTCGCCGATGTGACCGGAGGCCGCAGGTGA
- the narI gene encoding respiratory nitrate reductase subunit gamma: MNTVDVLLWAVFPYLSIVILIGGLVWRYRYDKFGWTTRSSQLYETTLLRWASPMFHFGVLMVLVGHIGGLLIPKSWTEAVGITEHTYHLMAVFVGTVAGLCTLIGMALLIARRRLTGPVFAATTKNDKAMYVVLAAVIVLGLWATVKANIAGGGYDYRETISPWFRSLFYLSPDPAIMAAVPTSFQIHILAAFTLFAFWPFTRLVHAFSAPVGYLTRPYVVYRYRDPRPGLRPTRPGWEGPPKLPTSPPGRRR, encoded by the coding sequence GTGAACACCGTTGACGTCCTGCTGTGGGCGGTCTTCCCGTACCTGTCGATCGTGATCCTGATCGGCGGACTCGTCTGGCGTTACCGCTACGACAAGTTCGGCTGGACCACCCGCTCCTCCCAGCTGTACGAAACCACTCTGCTGCGCTGGGCCAGCCCGATGTTCCACTTCGGGGTCCTCATGGTTCTGGTCGGGCACATCGGCGGCCTGCTCATCCCGAAATCGTGGACCGAAGCCGTCGGGATCACCGAACACACCTACCACCTGATGGCCGTGTTCGTCGGCACCGTCGCCGGGCTGTGCACCCTGATCGGCATGGCACTGCTGATCGCCCGCCGCCGGCTGACCGGGCCGGTGTTCGCCGCGACCACCAAGAACGACAAAGCCATGTACGTCGTGCTCGCCGCGGTCATCGTGCTCGGCCTGTGGGCGACCGTGAAAGCCAACATCGCCGGCGGCGGCTACGACTACCGCGAAACGATCTCACCATGGTTCCGGTCGCTGTTCTACCTCAGCCCCGACCCGGCAATCATGGCCGCCGTGCCGACCAGCTTCCAGATCCACATCCTGGCCGCGTTCACCCTGTTCGCGTTCTGGCCGTTCACCCGGCTCGTGCACGCGTTCAGCGCCCCGGTCGGCTACCTCACCCGACCGTACGTCGTCTACCGGTACCGCGACCCCCGTCCCGGCCTGCGCCCGACTCGTCCCGGCTGGGAAGGCCCACCGAAGCTGCCGACCAGCCCGCCTGGCCGCCGCCGTTGA
- a CDS encoding MFS transporter encodes MMSTRSAAAGPASTPVPANAVPAGAGRNLALATIGFTVNFWAWALLGPLGPGVKERLGLSFAAQSLLVAVPVVVGSIGRIPVGALTDRFGARIMFPVVSVATIVPVLTLAFVSSYPALIITGLFLGIGGTAFAVGVPLVSGWYPPAKRGFAIGVFGAGMGGTAISNFTTVKLADTYGQKTPFLLVAAILAAYAVVAFLLIRDAPNRQRPAGSAWQRTADVGRLPVTWQLCLLYAVGFGGFVAFSVYLPAYLRTAYELSANDAALRTAGFVILAVIARPTGGWLSDRFHPVPVLVWCFSGTAVFAVIQAFQPPLMPVATIAFLGMSALLGAASGAVFALVGKVAPADKVGTVTGVVGAAGGLGGFVPPLIMGWVYGVENSYSIGLMLLSDVALAAAVYTAVKMGTVGRPKTD; translated from the coding sequence CTGATGAGTACACGCAGTGCCGCCGCCGGGCCGGCCAGCACCCCGGTGCCCGCGAACGCCGTACCGGCCGGCGCCGGCCGGAACCTGGCCCTGGCCACCATCGGATTCACCGTCAACTTCTGGGCGTGGGCGCTGCTCGGCCCGCTCGGCCCCGGCGTCAAGGAACGCCTCGGCCTCAGTTTCGCCGCCCAGTCGCTGCTGGTCGCGGTGCCGGTGGTGGTCGGCTCGATCGGCCGGATCCCGGTCGGCGCGCTCACCGACCGGTTCGGCGCCCGCATCATGTTCCCTGTCGTGTCGGTGGCCACCATCGTGCCCGTCCTGACATTGGCGTTCGTGTCGTCGTATCCGGCGCTGATCATCACCGGGCTGTTCCTCGGCATCGGCGGCACCGCCTTCGCCGTCGGCGTACCCCTGGTCTCCGGCTGGTACCCGCCCGCCAAGCGCGGCTTCGCGATCGGCGTCTTCGGCGCAGGCATGGGCGGCACCGCCATCTCCAACTTCACCACCGTCAAACTCGCCGACACCTACGGGCAGAAAACCCCGTTCCTGCTGGTCGCCGCAATCCTGGCGGCCTACGCCGTGGTCGCGTTCCTACTCATCCGCGATGCGCCGAACCGGCAACGCCCCGCCGGCTCCGCGTGGCAGCGCACCGCCGACGTCGGCCGGCTCCCGGTCACCTGGCAACTGTGCCTGCTGTACGCGGTCGGGTTCGGCGGGTTCGTCGCGTTCAGCGTCTACCTGCCCGCCTACCTGCGCACCGCCTACGAACTGTCCGCCAACGACGCCGCCCTGCGCACCGCCGGGTTCGTCATCCTGGCAGTGATCGCCCGGCCCACCGGCGGCTGGCTGTCCGACCGCTTCCACCCGGTTCCGGTGCTCGTCTGGTGCTTCAGCGGCACTGCCGTGTTCGCCGTCATCCAGGCCTTCCAACCGCCGCTGATGCCGGTCGCCACCATCGCCTTCCTCGGCATGTCCGCGCTGCTCGGCGCGGCCAGCGGCGCCGTGTTCGCCCTCGTCGGCAAGGTCGCCCCGGCCGACAAGGTCGGCACCGTTACCGGTGTGGTCGGCGCTGCCGGCGGCCTTGGTGGGTTCGTCCCACCGCTGATCATGGGATGGGTGTACGGCGTCGAAAACTCGTACTCGATCGGCCTGATGCTGCTGTCCGACGTCGCTCTGGCCGCCGCCGTCTACACCGCCGTCAAGATGGGCACGGTCGGGCGGCCCAAGACCGATTGA
- a CDS encoding cupin domain-containing protein, whose amino-acid sequence MSTSSLPSLAAEHLEAARTSSSGRSAHTVVGGHTRTLRQTLIALRGGQTLDEHENPGEATVHVLSGRVRLATQETSWDGDTGDLLVVPDARHTLSALTDAVVLLTVAKLP is encoded by the coding sequence GTGTCTACGTCATCGCTGCCGTCCCTCGCCGCCGAGCATCTCGAGGCGGCTCGGACCTCATCGAGCGGCCGTAGCGCCCACACCGTCGTCGGTGGGCACACCCGCACGCTGCGCCAGACGTTGATCGCACTACGCGGCGGTCAAACCCTCGACGAACACGAGAATCCTGGCGAGGCCACCGTCCACGTCCTGTCCGGACGAGTTCGCCTGGCCACGCAGGAAACCTCTTGGGACGGTGACACCGGGGACCTGCTCGTCGTGCCCGATGCCCGGCACACCCTGTCCGCGCTCACGGACGCCGTTGTCCTGCTGACCGTCGCGAAGCTTCCATAG
- a CDS encoding response regulator: MTADTLSATLRVLVVEDDLGDVALVESAFAGHRIATDLHHVADGAEALAFLRAEGSYAGALRPDLILLDLNMPRLDGRQLLQVIKTDALLKAIPVVVFTTSSTPADITASYRAHANAYVTKPIGLDDFDRVVAAIRNFYGHTVTLPRRTPDATRHDGSAGELSN, translated from the coding sequence ATGACAGCCGACACGTTGTCCGCGACGCTGCGGGTGCTGGTGGTCGAAGATGATCTCGGGGACGTGGCGCTGGTCGAGAGCGCCTTCGCCGGGCATCGGATCGCCACCGACTTGCATCATGTCGCGGACGGTGCTGAGGCTTTGGCGTTCCTGCGGGCTGAAGGGTCGTATGCCGGTGCGCTGCGGCCTGATCTGATTCTGCTGGATCTGAACATGCCACGCCTCGACGGCCGGCAGCTCCTGCAGGTGATCAAGACCGATGCGCTGTTGAAGGCGATCCCGGTGGTGGTGTTCACGACGTCATCGACGCCGGCTGACATCACGGCCAGCTACCGGGCGCACGCGAACGCGTACGTCACCAAGCCGATCGGTCTCGACGACTTCGATCGGGTGGTGGCCGCGATCCGCAACTTCTACGGCCACACCGTCACCCTGCCCCGCCGGACACCCGATGCCACCCGCCATGACGGATCCGCTGGTGAGCTGAGCAACTGA